A stretch of DNA from Mycobacterium senriense:
GATGCCCTGCACCAGCCATTCACCCATGCCGTGCCAGCCGAAGATCTTCTCCACAAATACCGCCCCGGTCACCAGGCCGGCCACCCCGTAGGCGAACAGCGTGGCCAGCGGGATAAGCGCGGTGCGCAGCCCGTGCTTGACCAGCGCCCGCCGGCGGGTGAGCCCTTTGGCGCGCGCGGTGCGAATGAAGTCCTGGCCCAGGACGTCGAGCATCGCGTTGCGCTGATAACGGCTGTATCCCGCCGCGGCGGCAAGCGCCAGGGTCAGCGACGGCAAGACCAGATGCCGTAATCGGTCGAGCAGGTGCGCGCCGGTCCCCCCGGTCACGCCCGGTGAAGTCTCCCCGGTGTAGTCGAAGATGTGCAGGCCCACGGCCCAGTTCACCCGCAGCGCGCCGAGGATCAACAGGCTGGCGATCACGAATGTCGGGGTGCTCAGCACCAGCAGCGCCACCATGGTGACCACCCGGTCGCTGAGTCGATACTGCCGAATGGCGCCCCACGCCCCGGCCGCGACGCCCAATGCGGTGCCCACCAGCGAACCGATGATCAGCAGGCGCAGGGTCACTCCGACGCGACGCCACAGCGTCGTCCCGACGGGCTGGCCGGTGATGGTCTTGCCGAAGTCACCGCGCACGGCGTGCGATGCCCAGTGCGCGTAGCGGATCGGTATCGGCTCATCCAGGCCGAGCGTGTGGGCCTTGGCATCGATCACGGACTGTGGCGGGCGCGGGCTGCGCTGCAGCAGGCTGTCCAGTGGCCTGAAGGCCACCGACGTCAGGCAAAACGTCAGAAACGATGCCAGCGCCAGCAGCACCACGTAGTTGAGCAACCGGCGTGCCAGAAA
This window harbors:
- a CDS encoding ABC transporter permease, producing MTRFLARRLLNYVVLLALASFLTFCLTSVAFRPLDSLLQRSPRPPQSVIDAKAHTLGLDEPIPIRYAHWASHAVRGDFGKTITGQPVGTTLWRRVGVTLRLLIIGSLVGTALGVAAGAWGAIRQYRLSDRVVTMVALLVLSTPTFVIASLLILGALRVNWAVGLHIFDYTGETSPGVTGGTGAHLLDRLRHLVLPSLTLALAAAAGYSRYQRNAMLDVLGQDFIRTARAKGLTRRRALVKHGLRTALIPLATLFAYGVAGLVTGAVFVEKIFGWHGMGEWLVQGIATQDTNIIAAITLFSGAVVLLAGLLSDVFYAALDPRVRVS